AGTATATAGAAGTAAAGGACGGATTAGGCTTAGTCCAATCACTGATAAATCACTAACGGTACCAGAAGTAAGCAGTTTCTTAAGGTATAAAGTGGGCCAGTTTTTGTAGTTAACGATTAAATGACTtttcagggactatttttggtaaaacattttcttggaatttccaacattttcctaGCTTTTTCCATATACCTTTGGCAAATTTGAGCAAAGCTcaagaaaatgagagaaaatttaggaaaatataggaaaacaCATAGTCTAGTGTTTGGTAGTACTTCTATTTAAAGTTTTAATATGccgagggggaaaccactcttttttattgacgTGATTAACATGACTAACCACTGATTAACATGAAGACGAATAAGTGATTAACCAGCATCTAACTAGAGGAATCGTCACAAAACTACAATTAATAGTGAAATATGGTGTTTAATCATGGTAAATCACTGATTAACCGTGCGTATTCACAACAATCATGTTGCTGGTTAACAGATTAACTGATTAGccatgttaatcacaaaagagtggtttccccctcgtAATATGCATTTGTCTAGCGTTTGCTAAAAATTGATTCAACCGGTTTTAGACGTGGCTAGACATGGTTTTAGCGAGACAATACGCTGCTTAGCTTTtttgcggccagaaaatgAGACGAACTCGATTTTGTTTCCACGGTAATGATGCATTTTCTGGCCGCAGGACAACAAAATTACGCATACGTAACTGTCTTCGACGATTGATTTAAGACAATTTCGTTTGTAACCCTCACTTCGTTAGGGCAACAACTAGACTAAACAACTATTTTTTCTGTCATCGTGATCTCCTTAGACTCGGATGAACTGAAACACGACTcgattttgctttttttaacattttattataacgTCCAATGACTCCAATGACCAAATGCAACAAGAGACAATTTCTCgactttaatttttaatgaaaacgtTAGCAAAATCCTTACGCGATTCTAGGTTCGGATTCATTGCGTTGACAATGTCAACAAGTTTTGGATTATCCAGTATCGACTGATGATTACCATCGATAAATTTCAACGTAACCAATCCTTCTGTGAATTTATGCAGTTCGTAATCTTCATCGATATCCGTTACAATTGCATTGGTCGGTCGAACCAATATGATCGGAGACtttattttcacaatattATCCGTTGAATTACAGTGAGCCGCGTATGTTCGATTGTAAATTCCATTGCAAAGTATGTGCAAATGATCCACGTCGACGTCCTGCTGCGACCATTTAATCAATTCCGTCAATTTGTCCAATTTACTTTCCCACGTTTCGACCTGTTCCATTTTGCTGCGAATATTATCGAGATTCTCCTCGGGGAAAGCGGATTGCATGATGTTGAAGATCAGCTCCAGTTGAATCTTTTCGGCTGTGACATCCGTTgacttaacaaaattttgaatcatCTTTTTCAGTAGTATTGGCGATCCATCAATGCACAGCACCAGTCCCTTCTTTCCATAACTTTCCAATATTCGCGCACATTCGATAGCAATAGATGTACCGTAGGAGTAGCCGACCAGGTAGAAAAAGTCCTTGTTATCGAAAGTGTCAATCAGATcctgaaaaagaaattttcagcGTCAGTGCCGGAAGTAGTTGGTCATTACTATTACAAGACGTTGTGTATTTCTATCACACCTCCCTAAAATATCTAACCTTTTCTATCGTACTGATCAATTCCATGTTCGATTTGGTCTGGTCATCGTACGATATCATGAACACGGGAATATTCAAACCACTGGCAATTTTACTCCACGACGCAGTTTCGCCTTCAACTCCGGGAAACACTGCCACGCACGAGTCAAACTGTTCATCACTGTTCTTACTCGAGATGCGTGAGAACAATTTTTTCGGACTGTAATCCTTCGACAACATTTccatgaaataattaaaatcgaGAATCTTGTCATCGTCCCTGCTCTTATTTTGACCGCACAAATTGTCGGTGTCTCTTGCACTCTCATCCGAATATTCCTGGAGCTTCAAAAATGTCAAAGATCTCAGATTCTGCGTCGTCAAAATAAGGCCGAATTCACGTTCCAGAGTTTGACGGATCTCCACTGCCATCAACGAATCCATTCCCAACTCAGACAGAGACGTTCccattgaaattgatttaatgtcACGGATGCCCATCACATTCAGCACACTGTCCACAATGTTTGTTTTGGCTGACTTTCCGGTATTTTTTTCCGCCACCACCATGCTCAGAACGATAGGATCACCTGTCGTCAACAGAGCGTCCAATTCGCGGAGACACGATGATATTCTTTGTTGTACCGTACCAGCTATTTCCACATCTAATTGTCCGCCGGTCATGTTCGCAACTAATCCCACCTCACCCACAGCACCCCATTGAATTGCCTTTCCCTTAAGACCATCGGCACAACGCCTTTCAACGATACGTTCCATTACAGAGTTGGCCATACCGTAAACCGTTTGACCGGCATTACCCAAACCACAAGATACGCTAGAGAATGCAACGAAATAAGACATGGTCGGTGAGACTTTTCTCGAAATCGTGTCCAAATAGCCGGTAGCTTCCGCCTTTGTAGACATGCCGTCAGTGAATGTCTGAACTGTTTGATTGTCGAATATATCGTCGTGCAATGTAACCgccaaattgaaaattccgtCCACTTCACCAAGTTGTTGCGCTTCCTTGAAAAGGGCTTTGCATCCAGATAAGGTGGTTATATCGGATGTACTTATAATAACATGACAACCATATCCTTTCCACAACCTACCATGagcaattaattgaattttcagatcaaCTTCGTTTTTGAGGGAAATTCATTCGACTCACCGTAACCTATGCTTTTGATAATCATTAGATATCCCTCGACTAGAACTCAGTACCAATTTCCTAGCTCCTCTTAGAATCATCCAATCTACCAACTCCATTCCGAATCCACCCAATCCACCAGGGATAACGTAAACTTTCTGGCTATTAAAATAGGCTCGAGGCAATGCTCTGATCGGGAACGTGAGTTCATCGTGTGGATCCTTCCGAATCTTTACCATCACCTTTCCAACATGCTTGCCAGTGCTCAGATAGCGATAggctttttcaatttcattgacaCCAAACACCGTCGACGGCAGTGGTCGTATAATTCCCGTTTTCAGATCCTTGTTGATCAAATCATGGATTCGCTTGCGTTCAGCTGGTGTGGCTAGGAACAAATTATCGGCCAGCACCGAACGGAACGACATTTCTTTAAGAAAATTGCCCAAGCCAATTTTTGTGTCGTTGCTTAAAtcgaattttccaatttccaaaAAGGTGCCAGCTCGTCCCAAACATCGTATCGATGCGTGCAGTTTGTCGTCGGATAATGAATTCAGAACGTAATCGACTCCTTTTCCTTTGGtttgaattttgatcattCGCTCGAAAGAACAGTCTCTTGAATTACCGATGTTGCTCTCTATATGACGACAAAGAATTTGATTAACCGAATGCCGTCAGAGACTTGTCTAAGGTACCTTTCAATGCTGGAAATtgttccaacaaaaatttcttcttggCCTCATTGGACACGGTCGTGTATACTTCCATGTGGTAGGCCAACGCAATTCTTATAGCAGCTAAGCCAACACCACCACTTCCAGCGTGTATGAGTACCGATTTTCCACTGGATATCGGATTATGCAGAAAGAAGGCACAATAGACGGTAACATACACGACTGGAATCGTGGCAGCTTGCCGCAGTGTCATCGTATTCGGAACGATCCAAGTTAAATTGTCCACCGCTTCAATTTGTGTAGCCATCGCACCAAATGCTGACATACCCATCACTCGCAGACCTTTCTTATCGACGCCCGAGTATTCCAAACCAAGTACGCACTCTGAATGAAAGCGGCTAAGATTGAAAATTTCCACCGATAGTCGGGCTGTTGCAAGCATCACATCTCTGAAATTTATCGACGAGTATTGGATGTTGACTATGTTTTTGCCAGAGCTTTTCAATGGCCCACCCAGCCAGGACAGAGATGATAGATCGCCGTTGTGTAATGTGTTCACGTAAAAGTGTTTGTTACGTGGAATTTCCTCCTCTTGTTGACGTAGTTTTACGTGTCGATAACTTCCCCATTGACCCTAGGATAGCATCGATAAAATATCAGTGAATTACGTCACCCCTGATGTGAGTCGCTCATACTTACATTTCGATAAACATTTATTGCAAGTCCAAACATCAATTGCTTAGTGTAAAACGGATTCTCTAAGCTAAATGGAGGTGCACGATCGTCGTCCACGAAAAATCCCTTCACATTTTTGTAATCGGGCTCTTTGCGCAAGCAATTAATAAATCCAATCAGACCGGATGTCGGCTCGTTCTGACCGACCAAAATCACGGAATTATCCTTTGCAGCTTGACGCACTCCAGTGACCCATTCGAATTGCGTGTTAGTTATGTTGACGATTTTCGgtgaaccgaaaatttttcgtttgatcGGTTCCAGCAGAACCAATTGTTCGTCTTCAGTTAATATCGATGCTAGTACGTTGAATGTCGAAGGAGTCTCTAGATCCGTTTCAGATAAAGATTCGCGTGAGATCAAGTATCCACCGTCTTGTATGCATTTCATAACATCGTCGAAGTGGTGCTGATTTTTCAGGAATTCGGTGACGATAACAAAAGTACAGCCAGCCATTGTCGATAAGCTAACATTTTCCACTGGTACTCCCTCGAAATTGTTTCCTTCGTCggacaacaattttaaatcaatcgaaattgatggaatttctTGCAGAACATCGTTTAAGAGTCCAATTATTGGGGTGTTCTCCTTGCATCTGAGTTCCACAGCTCGTACTTTTAGGGTGTGACTATTTTCGATCGCCAGCTGCGTGCATACTCTCAGCGCATCATCTTTGCTAACTTTCATATTGATGTAAGGTAAGAATTTGTAACTTTCTAGTACCAGGTGACCATGTGCTTTACGCCTTGAAACAGCACTTGCAACCATTCCTGATTTAGCGTAAAAAGTGGAAGTTGAGATGTTGAACTCAAAACAGACTTTGTGTTTAGCAACTCTAAAACAACCTACCAACAACTTCAATGCCTCCTGCCTGGATGATACCCAATTCGGGGCTCATTTTCACGTCGAAATATGAATCCTCTTCACTCATTTTACCAGCTCTAGCCATGTGATCCTTGGAATTAATGCGCAATTTCTGTATTCGTGTGGGCAGAAGGAGTGACCGACTGTCTCTACGTAAAATTTGCATTTGTAATATGCAGTCCATGAAAGCGACCCAATTCAtgttccattttatttttccacaCAGTCCATCGGCCCGACATTCCGATACCGATTTGAACAGTCCACCGTATTGATAGCCTCGGATTCTCAATTCCTTGTAAAAGTCGTCCGACTTCATCATCGGATAATCAGTTCGCTCGATCGGAGGTAAATCAGTCAGCGGTTCAGGGTGCAGTAGTTCTCGAATGGTACCCGTTACAATGGATGTGTTGCCTTCGGAAACCTCAAAGTTACCGGTACCATAGTGAATCATTATggtcaattcaatttcttggCCCGGCGTCAAGGCTGTGGCTCGCAAGAAACGAATGTCCTCGAATTCTACATCGACGAAGTGATGAATTGGTCCTTTCATTTTTGCAAGTGTTACCCACACTAATTCCAAATATCCAGTGGCAGGGAACAGACACCGGCctgtaatttaatttcgtaTTTAAATCGGAAATTCAGTACAGTGCTAGTCAATGTTTCAGTCCATTCTTTGACACATTGTCCTTTAACTTACCGTCAATCTGATGTCCTGTTACATACACATAGTCATCCATGTTTACTGATATCTTCACTTTACGTTCTCCAGTTGATTGCGATTTTTGTGCCCCAAACTTGGTGACATACCATTCCTCACTGTGGTCCCACGCCATCAACGGCGATATCCGCGGTGTGTTCCTTGAAACCGGAAATTCGACTGGTGGATAAATCTTGTCAATGGACATCGTAAGTCCGTTCATAAATAGCCTAGATGtgataaaattgattaattgatTCAGTATAATGCTGTATCGTTAAACATACTTTCCGATTGCACTCAGCACAAACGTATGAACACTTGGATGTCCTCGTTGTGTTAACGGTACGTGAATTGCATctggaatcgatttttttacgaTTGCTTGAAGCAAACCGTGTGGAGCTATCTCGATAATAATTGCGTTATCCGGCAACAGTGCCGCTGTTTCTTCAAATAACACTGGGTTCAGTAAATTGTTGACAAAATAGTTGGCGGTAACATATTGATTTTCAGGCAAATGCCATCGATTCTTCGGCACACTTGTACTGAGCCATTTATCGGATCTCTTTTTCGGTTTGGTGAGAACTCTGCTCAGATACCTTTTCAGCTTTTCTCCAATCGGTGCAATATACTTCGAGTGATACGGTATGTTCGATGAATTCACTTCCTTAGCAAGAATTCCTTGAGCTTTCAGTTTCGTTACGAAATCGGAAACTAATGCTGCAGGTCCAGATATTGTTGATGACTCAGCACTGTTGTGACAGGCTAACTCAATTCCCGGTGGCAGCAtgccaattatttttttgtagcCTATTCCCACAGCAGCCATTGATCCTTTTAAAATTGTACACTCTTGGGATGACAAGCCCCTGTAAAAGGCCAACAAAATCGTTTCTTCTAACGTCGTTGCTCCATCCGCGTAGCTGCAACAATTTTCTCCAGTTGAATGACCAATAAGATAATCAGCTTCCACGTTCATTGCATGAAGCAGGTCAGTTAGCGCGATTTGGATGGCCATTATTCCAACAAAT
This genomic stretch from Bradysia coprophila strain Holo2 chromosome II, BU_Bcop_v1, whole genome shotgun sequence harbors:
- the LOC119078233 gene encoding fatty acid synthase-like isoform X1, with product MPAATVNNCEKRKIMSRAQAVPPEDDICIAGISGVFPKCNDINELEHNLYNKIDMVDDSSTRWPHYSPEIPKRMGNIGALDKFDAQFFGVHYKQAHSMDPQGRILIEKAYEAIMDAGVNPKSLRGTRTGVFIGACFAEAEKTWFYDRATEGGFGITGCSRAMLANRISYTLGLLGQSFLIDTACSSSMYALDAAFTAMRSGECDAAIVGGANLLMHPLITLQFARLGVLAQDGYCRPFDNSATGYVRSEAICSIFLQKARDAKRIYAKVLYSKTNCDGHKLEGITYPAGRIQQRLLSEFYDDIQIDPSSLAYMEAHSTGTVVGDPEECIALDNIFCKNRKSPLLVGSIKSNVGHSESSSGLCSIAKVILAFERGEVAPNINFESNRKGIKALEEGRLKVCTEVTKLKGDLVGINSFGFGGANAHALLVRTSKTKINNGAPVDSLPRLVTWSGRTEAGVERALDSLSDRPLDVEHVALLHNIQSKEEPGFLYRGFGIFTHNPEGNAICANKSIQRFTGIKRPVVFMYSGMGSQWNGMGGSLMEIPICKDSIMKCQKCLRPYGMNVIDIITSQDPAIFENTVNSFVGIMAIQIALTDLLHAMNVEADYLIGHSTGENCCSYADGATTLEETILLAFYRGLSSQECTILKGSMAAVGIGYKKIIGMLPPGIELACHNSAESSTISGPAALVSDFVTKLKAQGILAKEVNSSNIPYHSKYIAPIGEKLKRYLSRVLTKPKKRSDKWLSTSVPKNRWHLPENQYVTANYFVNNLLNPVLFEETAALLPDNAIIIEIAPHGLLQAIVKKSIPDAIHVPLTQRGHPSVHTFVLSAIGKLFMNGLTMSIDKIYPPVEFPVSRNTPRISPLMAWDHSEEWYVTKFGAQKSQSTGERKVKISVNMDDYVYVTGHQIDGRCLFPATGYLELVWVTLAKMKGPIHHFVDVEFEDIRFLRATALTPGQEIELTIMIHYGTGNFEVSEGNTSIVTGTIRELLHPEPLTDLPPIERTDYPMMKSDDFYKELRIRGYQYGGLFKSVSECRADGLCGKIKWNMNWVAFMDCILQMQILRRDSRSLLLPTRIQKLRINSKDHMARAGKMSEEDSYFDVKMSPELGIIQAGGIEVVGMVASAVSRRKAHGHLVLESYKFLPYINMKVSKDDALRVCTQLAIENSHTLKVRAVELRCKENTPIIGLLNDVLQEIPSISIDLKLLSDEGNNFEGVPVENVSLSTMAGCTFVIVTEFLKNQHHFDDVMKCIQDGGYLISRESLSETDLETPSTFNVLASILTEDEQLVLLEPIKRKIFGSPKIVNITNTQFEWVTGVRQAAKDNSVILVGQNEPTSGLIGFINCLRKEPDYKNVKGFFVDDDRAPPFSLENPFYTKQLMFGLAINVYRNGQWGSYRHVKLRQQEEEIPRNKHFYVNTLHNGDLSSLSWLGGPLKSSGKNIVNIQYSSINFRDVMLATARLSVEIFNLSRFHSECVLGLEYSGVDKKGLRVMGMSAFGAMATQIEAVDNLTWIVPNTMTLRQAATIPVVYVTVYCAFFLHNPISSGKSVLIHAGSGGVGLAAIRIALAYHMEVYTTVSNEAKKKFLLEQFPALKESNIGNSRDCSFERMIKIQTKGKGVDYVLNSLSDDKLHASIRCLGRAGTFLEIGKFDLSNDTKIGLGNFLKEMSFRSVLADNLFLATPAERKRIHDLINKDLKTGIIRPLPSTVFGVNEIEKAYRYLSTGKHVGKVMVKIRKDPHDELTFPIRALPRAYFNSQKVYVIPGGLGGFGMELVDWMILRGARKLVLSSSRGISNDYQKHRLRLWKGYGCHVIISTSDITTLSGCKALFKEAQQLGEVDGIFNLAVTLHDDIFDNQTVQTFTDGMSTKAEATGYLDTISRKVSPTMSYFVAFSSVSCGLGNAGQTVYGMANSVMERIVERRCADGLKGKAIQWGAVGEVGLVANMTGGQLDVEIAGTVQQRISSCLRELDALLTTGDPIVLSMVVAEKNTGKSAKTNIVDSVLNVMGIRDIKSISMGTSLSELGMDSLMAVEIRQTLEREFGLILTTQNLRSLTFLKLQEYSDESARDTDNLCGQNKSRDDDKILDFNYFMEMLSKDYSPKKLFSRISSKNSDEQFDSCVAVFPGVEGETASWSKIASGLNIPVFMISYDDQTKSNMELISTIEKDLIDTFDNKDFFYLVGYSYGTSIAIECARILESYGKKGLVLCIDGSPILLKKMIQNFVKSTDVTAEKIQLELIFNIMQSAFPEENLDNIRSKMEQVETWESKLDKLTELIKWSQQDVDVDHLHILCNGIYNRTYAAHCNSTDNIVKIKSPIILVRPTNAIVTDIDEDYELHKFTEGLVTLKFIDGNHQSILDNPKLVDIVNAMNPNLESRKDFANVFIKN
- the LOC119078233 gene encoding fatty acid synthase-like isoform X2, producing the protein MPAATVNNCEKRKIMSRAQAVPPEDDICIAGISGVFPKCNDINELEHNLYNKIDMVDDSSTRWPHYSPEIPKRMGNIGALDKFDAQFFGVHYKQAHSMDPQGRILIEKAYEAIMDAGVNPKSLRGTRTGVFIGACFAEAEKTWFYDRATEGGFGITGCSRAMLANRISYTLGLLGQSFLIDTACSSSMYALDAAFTAMRSGECDAAIVGGANLLMHPLITLQFARLGVLAQDGYCRPFDNSATGYVRSEAICSIFLQKARDAKRIYAKVLYSKTNCDGHKLEGITYPAGRIQQRLLSEFYDDIQIDPSSLAYMEAHSTGTVVGDPEECIALDNIFCKNRKSPLLVGSIKSNVGHSESSSGLCSIAKVILAFERGEVAPNINFESNRKGIKALEEGRLKVCTEVTKLKGDLVGINSFGFGGANAHALLVRTSKTKINNGAPVDSLPRLVTWSGRTEAGVERALDSLSDRPLDVEHVALLHNIQSKEEPGFLYRGFGIFTHNPEGNAICANKSIQRFTGIKRPVVFMYSGMGSQWNGMGGSLMEIPICKDSIMKCQKCLRPYGMNVIDIITSQDPAIFENTVNSFVGIMAIQIALTDLLHAMNVEADYLIGHSTGENCCSYADGATTLEETILLAFYRGLSSQECTILKGSMAAVGIGYKKIIGMLPPGIELACHNSAESSTISGPAALVSDFVTKLKAQGILAKEVNSSNIPYHSKYIAPIGEKLKRYLSRVLTKPKKRSDKWLSTSVPKNRWHLPENQYVTANYFVNNLLNPVLFEETAALLPDNAIIIEIAPHGLLQAIVKKSIPDAIHVPLTQRGHPSVHTFVLSAIGKLFMNGLTMSIDKIYPPVEFPVSRNTPRISPLMAWDHSEEWYVTKFGAQKSQSTGERKVKISVNMDDYVYVTGHQIDGRCLFPATGYLELVWVTLAKMKGPIHHFVDVEFEDIRFLRATALTPGQEIELTIMIHYGTGNFEVSEGNTSIVTGTIRELLHPEPLTDLPPIERTDYPMMKSDDFYKELRIRGYQYGGLFKSVSECRADGLCGKIKWNMNWVAFMDCILQMQILRRDSRSLLLPTRIQKLRINSKDHMARAGKMSEEDSYFDVKMSPELGIIQAGGIEVVGMVASAVSRRKAHGHLVLESYKFLPYINMKVSKDDALRVCTQLAIENSHTLKVRAVELRCKENTPIIGLLNDVLQEIPSISIDLKLLSDEGNNFEGVPVENVSLSTMAGCTFVIVTEFLKNQHHFDDVMKCIQDGGYLISRESLSETDLETPSTFNVLASILTEDEQLVLLEPIKRKIFGSPKIVNITNTQFEWVTGVRQAAKDNSVILVGQNEPTSGLIGFINCLRKEPDYKNVKGFFVDDDRAPPFSLENPFYTKQLMFGLAINVYRNGQWGSYRHVKLRQQEEEIPRNKHFYVNTLHNGDLSSLSWLGGPLKSSGKNIVNIQYSSINFRDVMLATARLSVEIFNLSRFHSECVLGLEYSGVDKKGLRVMGMSAFGAMATQIEAVDNLTWIVPNTMTLRQAATIPVVYVTVYCAFFLHNPISSGKSVLIHAGSGGVGLAAIRIALAYHMEVYTTVSNEAKKKFLLEQFPALKESNIGNSRDCSFERMIKIQTKGKGVDYVLNSLSDDKLHASIRCLGRAGTFLEIGKFDLSNDTKIGLGNFLKEMSFRSVLADNLFLATPAERKRIHDLINKDLKTGIIRPLPSTVFGVNEIEKAYRYLSTGKHVGKVMVKIRKDPHDELTFPIRALPRAYFNSQKVYVIPGGLGGFGMELVDWMILRGARKLVLSSSRGISNDYQKHRLRLWKGYGCHVIISTSDITTLSGCKALFKEAQQLGEVDGIFNLAVTLHDDIFDNQTVQTFTDGMSTKAEATGYLDTISRKVSPTMSYFVAFSSVSCGLGNAGQTVYGMANSVMERIVERRCADGLKGKAIQWGAVGEVGLVANMTGGQLDVEIAGTVQQRISSCLRELDALLTTGDPIVLSMVVAEKNTGKSAKTNIVDSVLNVMGIRDIKSISMGTSLSELGMDSLMAVEIRQTLEREFGLILTTQNLRSLTFLKLQEYSDESARDTDNLCGQNKSRDDDKILDFNYFMEMLSKDYSPKKLFSRISSKNSDEQFDSCVAVFPGVEGETASWSKIASGLNIPVFMISYDDQTKSNMELISTIEKVRYFREVNDQLLPALTLKISFSGSD